One genomic region from Nilaparvata lugens isolate BPH chromosome 3, ASM1435652v1, whole genome shotgun sequence encodes:
- the LOC120350639 gene encoding uncharacterized protein LOC120350639, with product MLAVRYPDGVTIARHEISREDLSPNPSNTASVTEIIYLDPWSSKVLKYEGDMREIGIPDKTTKSDNAAPAPKTENSRIKKNPCAAFVQRLLGCWKSKEENGGK from the exons ATGCTTGCTGTAAGATACCCTGACGGTGTAACAATAGCCCGACACGAAATATCAAGAGAAGATTTGTCTCCTAACCCTTCTAATACAGCCAGTGTAACCGAAATCATTTACCTCGATCCCTGGTCTTCAAAAGTTCTAAAGTACG AAGGAGATATGCGAGAAATTGGTATTCCAGATAAAACAACGAAGTCTGACAATGCAGCTCCAGCACCAAAAACTGAAAATAGCAG GATTAAGAAGAATCCGTGTGCGGCATTCGTTCAACGTTTGTTAGGTTGCTGGAAATCGAAAGAGGAAAATGGAGGGAAATAA